The region GAACATCTTGTCCCACGCAAGCGCGCATCCTGGTGTCATCGATATGACAGGCCGCGTCCAAGCCGGGTCCCGATGAAGCGTGAGCGGAGCAACCCGGTGGGCGCTTTGGGGCGTTCCAAGCCGGGCGGCAAAGGGCTACTCTCCCGCCCCATTCGCAGCATCGCCCGATCCGGGGGGACCCCATGACTGACCGTTTGCTCGCCGCCACCCTCGTCCTGGCCGGCATCCTCGCCACCGCGGCCGGCGGGCCGGCCTTCGCCCAGTCGCTCGACGGGCGCTATTCCGGCGCCTCCTCGATCGCCGGCGGCACCGGCAAATGCTGGGGCAACGCGCCCGCCGACGCGATCGTCTCGGCCGGCACGGTGACGATCCGCTACGTCGCCTATGACGGCACCGATTCGCCCGTCGTCGCCACGATCGGCAAGGACGGCGCCTTCTCGGCCAGCCAGGCGATCCAGGGCGGCAAGACCGTCACCTATGCCGGCAAGGTCAACGGCCGCCGCGTGACGGCCAACTGGAAGGGCCCGGACTGCTACGGCACCCTCGACCTGTCGCGCTGAGGCTCGGGCAGCGATCCGCCGCCGCCGGATCGCCGGGACATCGCAGACAGTCCAAACAGAACGGCCCCCGGCCTGAATCCTTCAGGGCGGGGGCCGTTCGACGTTCATGGTCTCGCGCGCGCCGACCGGCGCCGCACCGTCACATGTTCGGATAGTTCGGGCCGCCGGCACCTTCCGGGGTGGTCCAGGTGATGTTCTGGTTCGGATCCTTGATGTCGCAGGTCTTGCAGTGGACGCAGTTCTGCGCGTTGATCACGAAGGTCGGCTCGCCGTTCTTCTCGACCCATTCGTAGACGCCGGCCGGGCAATAGCGGTTCGACGGCCCGCCATAGGTGCCGAGTTCGTCGGTACGCTGCAGCGACAGGTCCTTGACCTTCAGGTGGATCGGCTGATCCTCCTCGTGGTTGGTGTTCGACAGGAACACCGAGGACAGTCGGTCGAAGGAAATCTTCCCGTCCGGCTTGGGATAGGCGATCTTCGGCATGGTCGCCGCCGGCGCCAGGCTGGCATAATCCGCCTTGCCGTGGCTCATCGTCCCGAACAGCGAAAAGCCGAACAGTTCGTTGGTCCACATGTCGAGCCCGCCGAGCGCGACGCCGGCAACCGTGCCCAGGCGCGACCAGAGCGGCTTGACGTTGCGCACCTTGTAGAGGTCGCGGCCGATATCACTGCCGCGCCACTCGGTCTCGATCTCGTGGACCTCATCATGGGCCCGGCCGGCGGCGAGCGCGTCGGCGATCTTCTCGGCGGCGAGCATGCCGGACAGCATCGCATTGTGACTGCCCTTGATGCGCGGCACGTTGACGAAGCCGGCCGAGCAGCCGAGCAGCGCGCCACCCGGGAAGGTCAGCTTCGGCACCGACTGCCAGCCGCCTTCGGTGATCGCGCGTGCCCCGTAGGAAACCCGCTTGGCGCCCTCGAAGATGTCGCGGATCGCCGGATGGGTCTTGAAGCGCTGGAACTCCTCGAAGGGCGACAGCCAGGGATTCTTGTAGTTCAGGTGGACGACGAAGCCGACCACGATCTGGTTGTCTTCGAGGTGGTAGAGGAAGGATCCGCCGCCGGTCGACAGATCGAGCGGCCAGCCGAAGGAATGCTGCACCAGGCCGGGCTTGTGCTTGGCCGGGTCGACCACCCACAATTCCTTCAGGCCGATGCCGAACTTGGCCGGCTCGCGCCCCGCGGACAGGTCGTATTTCGAGATCAGTTGTTTGGCGAGCGAGCCGCGCACGCCCTCGGCGATCAGCGTATACTTGCCGAGCAGCGCCATGCCGCGGGTATAGCCGTCCTTCGGCTGGCCGTCGCGGCCGATGCCCATATCGCCGGTGGCGACGCCGATCACGGCGCCGGCCTCGTCATAGAGCACCTCGCTGGCGGCGAAGCCCGGATAGATCTCGACGCCCAGCGCCTCGGCCTTGGCGGCCAGCCAGCGGCAGACATTGCCGAGGCTCACGACATAGTTGCCGTGATTGTCC is a window of Prosthecodimorpha staleyi DNA encoding:
- a CDS encoding electron transfer flavoprotein-ubiquinone oxidoreductase, which codes for MASAKERSEMAAMELPERESMEFDVVIVGAGPAGLSAAIRLKQLAAARGEDISVVVLEKGSEVGAHILSGAVIDPIALDRLLPDWRSEKDTPLKTPVTEDRFLLLGPAGSLRLPNFAMPKLMDNHGNYVVSLGNVCRWLAAKAEALGVEIYPGFAASEVLYDEAGAVIGVATGDMGIGRDGQPKDGYTRGMALLGKYTLIAEGVRGSLAKQLISKYDLSAGREPAKFGIGLKELWVVDPAKHKPGLVQHSFGWPLDLSTGGGSFLYHLEDNQIVVGFVVHLNYKNPWLSPFEEFQRFKTHPAIRDIFEGAKRVSYGARAITEGGWQSVPKLTFPGGALLGCSAGFVNVPRIKGSHNAMLSGMLAAEKIADALAAGRAHDEVHEIETEWRGSDIGRDLYKVRNVKPLWSRLGTVAGVALGGLDMWTNELFGFSLFGTMSHGKADYASLAPAATMPKIAYPKPDGKISFDRLSSVFLSNTNHEEDQPIHLKVKDLSLQRTDELGTYGGPSNRYCPAGVYEWVEKNGEPTFVINAQNCVHCKTCDIKDPNQNITWTTPEGAGGPNYPNM